The window TCTGGTGGGCTATGACGGCCCCGGGAAGCGTGCTGCAGAGATTGATCAATCAGATCCATCGAAGTTGCAATCGCCGGTCGCGGGCACTTGCCGATTGATCTTTCAAATTGTCGACACCGGAATCGGAATCAAACCAGAAGATCAAGCGTCGTTGTTTGAACCGTTTGTGCAAGCGGACAGCACATCGACGCGATCCTTTGGTGGGACCGGATTGGGACTGGCAATCTGTCGCCGTCTAGCACACGCGTTGGGCGGGGATGTCTCGGTCGAAAGCACCTATGGCAAGGGCAGCAAATTCACTTTAACGATCGAAGCGGTATCGTCGGGACGGCTGGTGGAACCAAACTTGTTGATCGATGTTTCGGCTGAAAAGATCAAAGAGGAAATTCGACTCTCCGCCAATATCTTGGTGGTCGATGACCGTCGCGATATCCGCTATCTCGCTCAGCACTTCATCGAGAAAGCCGGCGGGACCGTTGTCACAGCCACCAATGGTCAAGAAGCCATCGACACCATCTTTGCCGAGCCGAAGGCTGAGATCGACTTGATCGTGATGGACATGCAGATGCCGGTCTTAGACGGGTACGATGCCACGGCCGAGCTGCGTCGTCGAGGTTGTGAACTGCCCGTCATTGCGTTGACCGCGAATGCGATGAAGAGTGATCGTGATGAATGCTTGGCAGCCGGCTGCACTGACTACACTACCAAGCCACTCGACAGCCAAAAACTGATCGCGATGATCGATCGGTTGCTGAAGTCGTAGCATCTGCTTCGTTGAACGGGGCGGTTCGACCAAACCCAATTCTGCTCAAGAGACAAAATCTCGCGATGGCTTGGGCTTTGCTATCTTTCCGAGCAGAGATCGAGAGGATGCGACTCGCGTGGTCGACTGAGGCCCTCAGTCGACAAAGAAGAGGCGTGGTCCTCTTCGTGGTCGTCCCATTCGACTTGGAACCAGAGGTTCTGGTTAATCGACGAGTTGGGCCGACTCAAGGGCCTGAGTCGGCTACATGTTGAGTGGCTTCGAAACCACCGCTCAGCGAATGCGACGAATCAAGCAATTCGAGGATGACCGGTTGGCTGATGCCTCCTGCTCGCCAATCCAACGCCTGCCCTTGTGAGTTGCAAACGATGGTGACCGGCGGACCTTGAATGTTGTAGGCGTCCATGACTTCTGCGTTTTTGGGATCGCCCACGTCGATCGCTACTGGAACGAACTCCGCATTGACCAATTGCATCACCTGGGGATCAGCCCAAACTTGACGCTTCATGACGCGGCAGGGAACGCACCAGTTGGCAGTGAAAGAGAGAAGGATCGGTTTGTCGGCCTTAGCTGCTTGCCGCTTCGCCGAAGCGTAG of the Rhodopirellula baltica SH 1 genome contains:
- a CDS encoding thioredoxin family protein translates to MKDQDSELPSDETMDPSPTRKPRFHFWRCFWLTFLVVSLGYAWHCFYVPANEIAWAKDYASAKRQAAKADKPILLSFTANWCVPCRVMKRQVWADPQVMQLVNAEFVPVAIDVGDPKNAEVMDAYNIQGPPVTIVCNSQGQALDWRAGGISQPVILELLDSSHSLSGGFEATQHVADSGP